A stretch of the Corylus avellana chromosome ca6, CavTom2PMs-1.0 genome encodes the following:
- the LOC132184457 gene encoding uncharacterized protein LOC132184457: MGSDKQPVGLLDALRMERVRTILTPAYPYPHEHSRHAIIAVVVGCLFFISSDNIHTLVEKLDNNIKWWSMYGCLFGFFYFFSSPFIGKTIKPSYSNFSRWYIVWILVAAVYHLPSFQSMGVDMRMNLSLFLTICVSSILFLVVFHIIFYGLWYIGLVSRVAGKRPEILTILQNCAVLSIACCVFYSHCGNRAILRERPFVRKNSNWFSLFKKEERNTWLAKFIRMNELKDQVCSSWFAPVGSASDYPLLSKWVIYGELACNGSCAGSSDEISPIYSLWATFIGLYIANYVVERSTGWALAHPVSVKEYEKLKKKQMKPEFLDMVPWYSGTSADLFKTVFDLLVSVTVFLGRFDMRMMQAAMSKVQDGAEQSDLLYDQFSGKDDLWFDFMADTGDGGNSSYSVARLLAQPSIRLTRDDSVLTLPRGNLLLIGGDLAYPNPSAFTYEKRFFRPFEYALQPPSWYKPEQVAVNKPEIPCEVSELKQYEGPQCFLIPGNHDWFDGLHTFMRYICHKSWLGGWFMPQKKSYFALQLPKRWWIFGLDLALHGDIDVYQFKFFSELVKQKVGDEDSVIIITHEPSWLLDWYWNDVSGKNVSHLIADYLKGRCKLRMAGDLHHYMRHSFVKSDGPVHVQNLIVNGCGGAFLHPTHVFSKFKKFHGVSYECKAAYPSYEDSSRIALGNILKFRKKNWQFDFIGGIIYFILVFSMFPQCKLNHILHEDSFSGHLRSFIGTVWSNFIYMVEHSYISLTGAMVLLIVAITFVPSRVSRKKRAIIGVLHVSAHLAAALILMLLLELGVETCIRHKLLATSGYHTLYQWYQSVESEHFPDPTGLRARMEQWTHGLYPACIKYLMSAFDIPEVMAVTRSNICKNGMESLSRGGAIIYYASVFLYFWVFSTPVVSLVFGSYLYICINWLHIHFDEAFSSLRIANYKAFTRFHIDSSGDLEVFTLAVDKVPKEWKLDPDWDGEPKQPQQLSHLRKHPSKWSAATAQQDPLHTVKIVDQFVIRKSDKPDIGTSNGRNGSVIR; this comes from the exons ATGGGCTCTGATAAGCAACCTGTTGGTTTACTGGACGCCCTCAGAATGGAGAGGGTTAGAACAATTCTAACTCCAGCATATCCATACCCACATGAGCATTCCCGGCATGCTATAATTGCTGTTGTTGTGGGTTGCCTGTTTTTCATCTCATCGGACAACATCCATACTCTTGTGGAGAAGTTGGACAACAATATTAAATGGTGGTCTATGTATGGCTGTTTATTtggtttcttttatttcttttcatcgCCATTTATTGGGAAGACTATTAAACCAAGCTATTCAAATTTCAGTCGGTG GTACATTGTCTGGATTTTAGTAGCAGCTGTGTATCATCTTCCTAGTTTTCAGTCAATGGGAGTGGACATGAGGATGAACCTGTCTTTGTTTTTAACAATATGTGTCTcatctattttatttcttgttgtaTTCCACATTATCTTTTATGGCCTTTGGTACATTGGACTTGTCTCACGTGTGGCTGGAAAGAGACCGGAGATCTTGACCATTCTTCAAAATTGTGCT GTTCTTAGTATAGCTTGCTGTGTATTTTATAGTCACTGTGGCAACCGTGctattttgagagagagaccGTTTGTGCGAAAAAACTCTAATTGGTTTTCCCTTtttaagaaagaagagagaaacacTTGGCTTGCGAAGTTTATCCGTATGAATGAGTTGAAAGACCAGGTTTGCTCATCTTGGTTTGCTCCAGTTGGGTCTGCGAGTGACTATCCGCTTTTGTCCAAGTGGGTTATCTATGGTGAG TTAGCTTGCAATGGCTCATGTGCGGGTTCATCTGATGAAATCTCTCCCATATATTCATTATGGGCGACATTTATAGGCCTTTACATTGCCAATTACGTAGTGGAAAGGTCAACTGG GTGGGCTCTAGCTCATCCCGTGTCAGTAAAAGAATATGAGAAgctgaagaagaagcaaatgaagCCAGAGTTTTTGGATATGGTTCCTTGGTATTCGGG AACGTCTGCTGATTTATTCAAGACTGTTTTTGACCTACTGGTATCGGTAACTGTCTTTCTTGGTCGCTTTGACATGCGTATGATGCAG GCAGCAATGAGCAAGGTTCAAGATGGAGCAGAACAAAGCGATCTTTTATACGATCAATTTAGTGGAAAGGATGATCTATGGTTTGACTTCATGGCTGATACTGGTGATGGTGGGAACTCATCTTATTCTGTTGCACGGCTACTTGCTCAGCCATCCATTCGTCTCACTAGAGATGATTCTGTGCTTACCCTACCTCGTGGCAACTTGCTACTTATTGGAGGGGATCTAGC ATACCCTAATCCGTCAGCTTTCACATATGAAAAACGCTTCTTCCGTCCTTTTGAGTATGCTCTCCAGCCTCCTTCATGGTATAAGCCAGAGCAGGTAGCTGTAAACAAGCCTGAGATACCTTGTGAAGTGTCTGAACTGAAGCAATACGAGGGACCTCAGTGTTTTCTTATTCCTGGAAATCATG ATTGGTTTGATGGTCTACATACCTTTATGAGGTATATATGTCATAAAAGCTGGTTGGGAGGGTGGTTTATGCCTCAAAAGAAGAGTTATTTTGCTTTGCAACTCCCTAAAAGATGGTGGATATTTGGTCTTGACTTAGCACTGCATGGCGATATTGACGTATACCAATTCAAATTCTTTTCAGAACTAGTAAAGCAAaag GTTGGAGACGAGGATTCTGTGATCATTATAACACACGAACCAAGTTGGCTTCTTGATTGGTATTGGAATGATGTTTCTGGAAAGAATGTCTCACACCTCATAGCTGATTATTTGAAAGGAAGGTGCAAGCTTCGAATGGCTGGGGACCTGCATCACTATATGCGCCATTCCTTTGTTAAATCAGATGGGCCTGTCCATGTGCAAAACCTAATTGTAAATGGCTGTGGTGGGGCTTTTTTACATCCCACCCATGTCTttagtaaatttaaaaaatttcatggaGTTTCCTACGAGTGCAAGGCTGCATATCCTTCTTATGAAGATTCAAGCAGG ATTGCATTGggaaatattttgaagtttcGAAAGAAGAATTGgcaatttgattttattggtgGCATAATATACTTTATATTGGTCTTTTCTATGTTCCCGCAG TGCAAGCTCAATCACATCTTGCATGAGGATTCCTTTTCAGGCCACTTGAGGAGCTTCATTGGCACAGTATGGAGTAATTTTATTTACATGGTGGAACACTCTTATATATCTCTTACAGGAGCTATGGTATTGCTAATTGTGGCAATTACATTTGTACCCTCCAGAGTGTCTCGGAAGAAGCGAGCAATAATCGGAGTTCTTCATGTTTCTGCACACCTAGCTGCTGCTTTAATTCTTATGCTGCTGTTAGAACTGGGTGTTGAGACGTGTATCCGGCATAAACTACTAGCTACTTCAG gCTATCACACTTTATATCAATGGTACCAATCAGTGGAAAGTGAGCATTTTCCAGATCCAACCGGTCTTCGAGCTCGAATGGAACAATGGACCCATGGCCTTTATCCGGCATGTATCAAGTATCTTATGTCTGCATTTGATATTCCTGAG GTCATGGCTGTCACGCGTAGCAACATATGTAAGAATGGAATGGAGTCACTCTCTCGAGGGGGTGCAATCATATATTATGCTTCGGTCTTCCTTTACTTTTGGGTCTTTTCAACTCCTGTTGTTTCCTTGGTGTTTGGAAGCTACTTATATATCTGCATTAACTGGCTTCACATACACTTTGATGAAGCCTTCTCTTCTCTACGAATTGCTAATTACAAGGCATTCACTCGTTTCCATATCGATTCTAGTGGTGATCTTGAAGTTTTCACCCTTGCTGTTGATAAG GTCCCAAAGGAATGGAAGCTGGATCCTGACTGGGATGGGGAGCCCAAACAACCTCAGCAATTGAGCCACCTTAGAAAGCACCCCAGTAAATGGAGTGCAGCTACTGCTCAGCAGGATCCACTCCATACTGTCAAGATTGTTGACCAATTTGTTATACGAAAATCAGATAAACCAGATATTGGAACAAGTAATGGTCGTAATGGATCAGTCATTCGCTGA